A genomic stretch from Pseudomonas alkylphenolica includes:
- a CDS encoding pyridoxal phosphate-dependent aminotransferase, translated as MISSKLPNVGTTIFTTMSQLAVQTGALNLSQGFPDFNGPQALLDAVGRHVSAGHNQYCPMTGLPALRQQVATKIARSYGVSVDAETEVTITPGATEAIFCAIHAVIRAGDEVIVFDPCYDSYEPSVELAGGRCVHVQLTDGQFAIDWQKLTEALSPRTRMIILNSPHNPTGALFSRDDLDKLALLIADRDIYLISDEVYEHLVFDGVQHASVLAVEALYQRAFVVSSFGKTYHVTGWKTGYVVAPPALSAELRKVHQYVNFCGVTPLQWALADFMAEHPEHVEELPAFYQAKRDLFCDLLATSRFQFTRTAGTYFQLVDYSAIRPDLNDVEMSLWLTREHGVATIPVSVFYQQPIPEQRLVRLCFAKREETLRQAAEKLCAI; from the coding sequence ATGATCAGTAGCAAGTTGCCGAACGTCGGCACGACCATCTTTACCACCATGTCCCAGCTCGCCGTGCAAACCGGCGCCTTGAACCTGTCCCAGGGTTTTCCCGATTTCAATGGTCCCCAGGCCCTGCTCGATGCGGTAGGCCGGCATGTGAGTGCCGGACACAACCAGTATTGCCCGATGACCGGTTTACCAGCCTTGCGCCAGCAGGTCGCGACCAAGATCGCCCGTAGCTATGGCGTCAGTGTCGATGCCGAGACGGAGGTCACCATCACCCCGGGTGCCACCGAAGCAATCTTTTGTGCCATCCACGCTGTCATTCGTGCTGGTGATGAAGTGATTGTCTTCGACCCGTGCTACGACAGTTACGAGCCTTCGGTCGAACTGGCCGGCGGACGCTGCGTGCATGTACAGCTCACCGACGGTCAATTTGCCATCGACTGGCAGAAGCTCACTGAGGCCCTGAGCCCGCGTACGCGGATGATCATTCTCAACTCGCCGCATAACCCCACGGGCGCGTTGTTCAGCCGCGATGACCTGGACAAGCTGGCACTGTTGATCGCCGACCGCGATATCTACCTGATCAGCGACGAGGTCTATGAACACCTGGTGTTCGACGGCGTACAGCACGCCAGTGTGCTGGCCGTTGAAGCGCTGTACCAGCGTGCCTTTGTCGTCAGCTCGTTCGGCAAGACCTATCACGTTACTGGCTGGAAGACCGGCTATGTAGTTGCTCCACCGGCACTGAGCGCTGAACTGCGCAAGGTCCATCAGTACGTCAACTTCTGTGGTGTGACCCCGCTGCAATGGGCGCTGGCCGATTTCATGGCTGAGCATCCAGAGCACGTCGAAGAACTCCCGGCCTTCTACCAGGCCAAGCGCGACCTGTTCTGCGATCTGCTGGCCACGTCACGCTTTCAGTTCACCCGCACCGCCGGCACTTACTTCCAGCTGGTCGACTACTCAGCCATCCGCCCGGACCTGAACGACGTCGAGATGTCGCTGTGGCTCACCCGTGAACACGGGGTGGCAACCATCCCGGTATCGGTGTTCTACCAGCAACCCATTCCCGAGCAGCGCCTGGTGCGCCTGTGTTTTGCCAAACGCGAGGAGACGCTGCGTCAGGCAGCGGAGAAGTTATGCGCGATCTGA